A window of Thalassophryne amazonica chromosome 21, fThaAma1.1, whole genome shotgun sequence contains these coding sequences:
- the tbx18 gene encoding T-box transcription factor TBX18 has translation MAEKRRSPCALSVKAHAFSVEALIGAEKRRKTAAEVALSPRYEHGTDVTEINGSPGPRTERACTSEAECASEGSPDSEDALLESPQPAALCAAPLTGTGEEARVDLQGSDLWKRFHEIGTEMIITKAGRRMFPAMRVKITGLDPHQQYYVAMDIIPVDNKRYRYVYHSSKWMVAGNADSPVPPRVYIHPDSPASGETWMRQVVSFDKLKLTNNELDDQGHIILHSMHKYQPRVHIILKECGEELSPVRAIPAGEGTRTFSFPETVFTTVTAYQNQQITRLKIDRNPFAKGFRDSGRNRMGLEALVESYAFWRPSLRTLTFEDIPGMAKQGVPGAHGGVGASPHLLSTSPCSSPFQVCPLSPPDYTCSRPTHPLHRYGNPPEPFPATRVPPTYDGEGFCSLPLPAAQIGYLSNASSQSYAGLRLHTPPYSLYGYTFPQLPRLAASPDKMASTATANHQSPFLGSSPSGTLTDSLGVVSEGQQGFLFDSRTLGLAGSQPGGGTSQVSAHMG, from the exons ATGGCAGAGAAAAGGCGCTCGCCGTGCGCCCTGAGCGTCAAAGCGCACGCGTTCTCCGTGGAGGCGCTGATCGGCGCGGAGAAGAGGCGCAAGACGGCCGCAGAAGTTGCGCTGTCCCCCAGATACGAGCACGGAACGGACGTGACCGAGATCAACGGGAGTCCGGGGCCGCGCACCGAGAGGGCGTGCACGAGCGAGGCCGAATGTGCAAGCGAAGGATCCC CGGACAGCGAGGACGCGCTCTTGGAGAGCCCGCAGCCCGCCGCCCTGTGCGCCGCGCCGCTGACCGGAACCGGAGAGGAGGCCCGGGTGGATCTGCAGGGATCCGACCTGTGGAAGCGCTTCCACGAGATCGGCACGGAAATGATCATCACCAAGGCCGGACG GCGGATGTTCCCTGCTATGCGCGTAAAGATCACGGGTTTGGACCCACATCAGCAGTACTACGTGGCCATGGATATAATCCCCGTGGATAACAAACGCTACAG GTACGTGTACCACAGCTCCAAGTGGATGGTCGCGGGGAACGCCGACTCCCCTGTGCCGCCCAGAGTGTACATCCACCCGGACTCGCCAGCCTCAGGAGAGACGTGGATGCGCCAGGTGGTCAGCTTCGACAAACTCAAACTAACCAACAACGAGCTGGATGACCAGGGCCAT ATTATTCTCCACTCCATGCATAAGTATCAGCCGCGTGTGCACATCATCCTTAAGGAGTGTGGTGAGGAGCTGTCCCCAGTCAGAGCCATCCCTGCTGGTGAAGGCACCCGAACCTTCTCCTTCCCTGAAACAGTGTTCACCACTGTCACAGCATATCAGAACCAGCAG ATTACACGGCTGAAAATTGACAGAAACCCATTTGCCAAAGGTTTCAGGGACTCTGGTAGAAACCG GATGGGCCTGGAGGCTCTGGTGGAGTCTTACGCCTTCTGGCGCCCGTCTCTACGGACCCTCACGTTTGAAGACATCCCTGGCATGGCCAAGCAAG GAGTCCCTGGGGCCCACGGAGGTGTCGGAGCGTCTCCTCACCTGCTCTCCACTTCCCCATGCTCCTCGCCGTTCCAGGTCTGCCCTCTCAGTCCACCTGACTACACCTGCAGCCGCCCTACGCACCCGCTTCATCGTTATGGCAACCCCCCAGAGCCGTTCCCCGCAACCAGAGTTCCCCCAACATACGATGGCGAAGGATTCTGCTCTCTGCCGCTGCCTGCTGCACAGATTGGCTACCTGTCAAATGCCTCCTCGCAGAGTTATGCTGGTCTACGCCTCCACACACCGCCCTACAGTCTCTACGGCTACACATTCCCTCAACTGCCGCGCCTCGCTGCCAGCCCTGATAAAATGGCCTCCACCGCCACTGCTAACCACCAGAGTCCCTTCCTTGGCTCGTCTCCGAGCGGGACCCTAACGGACAGTCTTGGCGTTGTCAGCGAAGGCCAGCAGGGCTTCCTGTTTGACTCTCGGACTTTAGGACTGGCCGGGAGCCAGCCGGGTGGTGGGACCTCACAGGTCAGCGCACACATGGGCTGA